Part of the Vibrio sp. SS-MA-C1-2 genome, CAGTAAGACAGACACAGTTAGTTCAAATTACATTTACCTCAGAAGACCCACGTCTTGCGGCAAATGTAGCAAATGCAATCGGTCAAGCATATATTGAGAATAATCTTAATGCGCGTTTAAATGCAACGCGTGAAGCAACAAGTTGGTTAGATAAGAAGGTACTTGAACTAAAATTACAGTTAAAAACATCACAAAAAGAGTTAAATCAATTTTTAAGAAAAGAAAATTTAACTGATGAAAGTGGCATTTCGACACTAGCAAGTAACCAATTAAATGATCTATCAGTTCGCCTTTCGAATGCAACAAGTCGTCGAATTGAAGCTGAAGCAATGGCGAATATGCTAAATTCGATGAAAAGTCAGAATGATATTGATTTGGGTTCTTTAAGTTCGATTTCTAGCAATTCGCAGGTACAAGATATTGCTCAGGCGAAGATTATCGCAGAACAAAAAGTCGCTGAATACTCTAAACGTTATGGCCCTAAACATGATGCAATGATTGGTGCTAAAGCAGAATTAATGTCAGTCGAGCAACAAGAAAAAGCAATTGTTGTTAAATTGAGTGCAGGGATTAATAAGCAACTAAAAACAGCTAAAGACCAAGAGTACCTATTAAAATTAGAAGTCAATAAAAAGAAATCAAACTTTCAAGGTTTAGCTGATAGCCGAAGTGAATATGAATCATTAAAAAATCAAGTTGAAACGGATAAACGTCTGTATAACTTATTTCTTAATCGACAAAAAGAGACAGTGGCAACAAATAATTACGCATCAACGAATGCAATCGTGACAGATAATGCGATGATTCCACATTATCCCGTTGAACCTAAAAAACCATTGATTATTATTATTGCTGCAATAGTAAGTGTTGTTTTGTCTATTATCATCATATTAGTAAAAGACTTATTAACTAACACCATTAAATCTACTGGTGATTTTGAAAGTAAATTTGGTTTAATGCCAATTGGTGAAGTATTTAAAGTTTCAAAGAATGAATGTAAAGAGAAGGACTTTAATAACGCTGCATTTAGTAAAGATAAGCTGGTGGTATTTAATGAAACCTTTAAGTCCATTCGAACGTCACTGTTTTTCTCTCTAAAACAGAGAAAACAGAAAATCGTTGCGATTTCATCAGCAATTCCGGGTGAGGGTAAATCGACAGTCGCAATAAACTTAGCATCAAAATTTGCTAAAATGGAAAAGACACTGATTATTGATTGTGATTTACGTAAACCGACAATAGGTGAACGTTTTGATTTAAATCGTTCAGAGCTTGGTTTGGCTAACTACCTATTCACTGGCACGAGTTTACAAGAATGTTTGCATCATGATTCTAATTCTGGATTAACCGTTCTTCCTGCTGGGATGATGGTACCAAATCCACAAGAATTATTAGCATCAGATAAGTTTACTGATTTGCTGGAAGAGTTAAAGGAACAGTTTGACCGTATTATTATTGATACGTCACCAATGATCCCGGTTAGTGATGCGTTGGTTGTTGGTAAGATTGTCGGTTCAATACTGATGGTAGTTAAAGCTGACTCAACGAAAATTAATGTGATTCGAAGTGCAATGGCGAAAGTAATGCACCAAAATATCAATATTGAAGGTGTCATTGTCAATCAGATTGATAAAAAGATGGTTCAACATACTTTTAAGTATAAAAATG contains:
- a CDS encoding polysaccharide biosynthesis tyrosine autokinase, with protein sequence MDLSNKLKMNEEYNNAAEVTRFFNLIKSNLHYIILTTVMITIITVLVLFSLTPKFSATATLLLKADESKPISIQEVVVFDTTKKDYYLTQYAVLSSNAVANIVIDEYDLYHNPEFNLSLNGPSAGEKINKKFLSLPVIKDFAPVEKTVTNNVELTEAIRQEVLAKFKKHLTIEPVRQTQLVQITFTSEDPRLAANVANAIGQAYIENNLNARLNATREATSWLDKKVLELKLQLKTSQKELNQFLRKENLTDESGISTLASNQLNDLSVRLSNATSRRIEAEAMANMLNSMKSQNDIDLGSLSSISSNSQVQDIAQAKIIAEQKVAEYSKRYGPKHDAMIGAKAELMSVEQQEKAIVVKLSAGINKQLKTAKDQEYLLKLEVNKKKSNFQGLADSRSEYESLKNQVETDKRLYNLFLNRQKETVATNNYASTNAIVTDNAMIPHYPVEPKKPLIIIIAAIVSVVLSIIIILVKDLLTNTIKSTGDFESKFGLMPIGEVFKVSKNECKEKDFNNAAFSKDKLVVFNETFKSIRTSLFFSLKQRKQKIVAISSAIPGEGKSTVAINLASKFAKMEKTLIIDCDLRKPTIGERFDLNRSELGLANYLFTGTSLQECLHHDSNSGLTVLPAGMMVPNPQELLASDKFTDLLEELKEQFDRIIIDTSPMIPVSDALVVGKIVGSILMVVKADSTKINVIRSAMAKVMHQNINIEGVIVNQIDKKMVQHTFKYKNEKYGA